One Aulosira sp. FACHB-615 DNA segment encodes these proteins:
- a CDS encoding sulfurtransferase, translated as MLNTQIFVSPDWLLNHPNDPQIIIVDCRFSLADPELGCKQYQTSHIPGSYYLDLNQDLSSPVGKHGGRHPLPDTNNLAKKLSAMGINSQETLVVAYDDSRLAFASRLWWLLRYLGHEQVVVMDGGYTAWQKAGYPITDVIPEPRTGNFIPQIQTELVVDVEVVKSRKDLPEVILVDSREGDRYRGEREPIDKIAGHIPGAVNYPWQEVTDSSGYLLSQLQQRQRWENISTAQEILVYCGSGVTACVNLLSLELAGIHTGKLYAGSWSDWISYM; from the coding sequence ATGCTTAATACTCAAATTTTTGTTTCTCCAGATTGGCTGCTTAATCATCCCAATGATCCACAAATTATCATTGTTGATTGTCGTTTTTCTTTAGCTGATCCAGAATTGGGATGCAAACAATATCAAACCAGTCATATTCCAGGATCATATTATTTAGATTTAAATCAGGATCTTTCCAGCCCTGTAGGTAAACACGGTGGGAGACATCCTTTACCTGATACTAATAATTTAGCGAAGAAGTTATCAGCAATGGGAATTAATTCCCAAGAAACTTTGGTAGTCGCTTATGATGACTCTCGCTTGGCTTTTGCTTCTCGTTTGTGGTGGTTACTGCGTTATCTCGGACATGAACAAGTAGTCGTTATGGATGGGGGTTATACTGCATGGCAAAAAGCTGGATACCCCATTACAGATGTGATTCCAGAACCCCGGACAGGTAATTTCATTCCACAAATTCAAACCGAATTGGTAGTAGATGTAGAAGTTGTGAAAAGCCGTAAAGACTTACCAGAAGTTATTTTAGTTGATTCTAGAGAAGGCGATCGCTATCGTGGTGAACGAGAACCCATTGATAAAATAGCTGGACATATTCCTGGCGCAGTTAACTATCCTTGGCAAGAAGTTACAGACTCATCTGGTTATCTACTTTCCCAACTACAGCAGCGTCAAAGATGGGAAAATATTTCTACAGCCCAAGAAATTTTAGTCTACTGTGGTTCCGGTGTCACAGCTTGCGTGAATTTGCTTTCTTTAGAATTAGCAGGCATTCACACAGGGAAATTGTATGCAGGTAGCTGGAGTGATTGGATTAGTTATATGTAG
- a CDS encoding histidinol-phosphate transaminase, which yields MLPFIRSDLAQFTAYKPHPSSNTAEPVATQFDRLDTNESPDDLPPELKEKLAWTYQQVIETNRYPDGGHESLKDAITEYVNESANLVSSPLTGANISVGNGSDELIRSLLIATCLGGEGSILVANPTFSMYGILAQTLGIKVVSVGRDETNFEIDLKAAQTAIIQTQNPPIRVVFVVHPNSPTANPLTAAELAWLKSLPEEILVVIDEAYFEFSQNTLVGELTQRPNWIILRTFSKAFRLAALRVGYCIAHPEAIAILEKVRLPYNLPSFSLAAALVALQNRQLLLSSVTQTLNERHKLTAVLAQHPDLQVSDSAANFLYVRLKPNGSTTQNLTLQNLHQQLSNSGTLVRLLSEGLRITIGTPAENSRTWERLQAAIVNCNAGASN from the coding sequence ATGCTTCCTTTTATTCGGTCAGATTTAGCCCAATTTACAGCTTACAAACCTCACCCTAGCAGCAATACAGCAGAACCAGTCGCCACCCAGTTTGATCGACTGGATACCAATGAAAGTCCTGATGATTTGCCCCCTGAACTCAAAGAAAAATTAGCCTGGACATATCAACAAGTTATCGAAACTAATCGCTATCCTGATGGCGGCCATGAGTCACTCAAAGATGCGATCACAGAATATGTCAATGAATCAGCTAATCTTGTCTCATCACCGTTGACTGGGGCTAATATTTCTGTGGGTAATGGTTCCGATGAACTCATTCGCTCTTTATTAATCGCCACCTGTCTGGGCGGAGAAGGTTCCATCTTAGTTGCCAATCCCACTTTTTCGATGTACGGCATTTTAGCCCAAACCTTGGGTATCAAAGTGGTGTCAGTCGGCAGAGATGAAACAAACTTTGAAATTGACCTCAAAGCCGCACAAACAGCCATTATCCAAACCCAAAATCCACCTATTCGGGTAGTTTTTGTTGTACATCCCAATTCTCCCACCGCTAATCCACTCACTGCGGCAGAATTAGCATGGCTAAAAAGTTTACCAGAGGAAATTTTAGTAGTAATCGATGAAGCTTACTTTGAGTTTAGCCAAAATACTTTAGTGGGTGAATTAACGCAGCGTCCGAATTGGATAATACTACGAACTTTTTCTAAAGCTTTCCGTTTAGCTGCCTTGCGTGTGGGTTATTGTATTGCTCATCCAGAAGCGATCGCCATTTTAGAGAAAGTCCGCTTGCCTTATAATCTACCAAGCTTTTCACTAGCCGCCGCGTTAGTAGCTTTACAAAATCGTCAACTCTTACTGAGTTCAGTTACACAAACTCTCAATGAGCGTCACAAGTTGACAGCAGTTTTGGCACAACATCCTGACTTGCAAGTATCAGATAGTGCAGCTAACTTTCTTTATGTACGTCTCAAACCTAATGGTTCCACCACCCAAAATCTTACCCTACAAAATTTACACCAACAACTCAGCAACTCTGGAACTCTTGTTAGACTACTGAGTGAGGGATTACGAATCACAATTGGGACTCCCGCCGAAAATTCCCGTACCTGGGAAAGACTACAAGCTGCCATAGTAAATTGTAACGCTGGAGCTAGTAATTGA
- a CDS encoding GNAT family N-acetyltransferase, with protein sequence MTSWFFDSSHEQPLTSAAEQAGQQFQIRAATATDLTAISQIIAESFHSQTGFWGWAFPLLRLGIYEDFRNRLSSAAPHHTCLVAVHTTVSGANNLVGTVELGVRFPDSWKKNGKSFLYLSNLAVDQKYRRHGVASKLLLSCEKLCEEWGFQDLYLHVLEDNHQARQLYFKLGYKICKVESNWNFFFFQQSRQILLHKRLLPNSEC encoded by the coding sequence TTGACATCCTGGTTTTTTGACTCATCTCACGAACAACCATTGACATCAGCCGCAGAACAAGCTGGTCAACAATTCCAAATTCGTGCAGCTACAGCTACTGATTTAACAGCTATTTCTCAGATTATTGCAGAAAGCTTTCACTCCCAAACTGGTTTCTGGGGATGGGCTTTTCCGTTGTTACGCCTGGGTATCTACGAAGACTTCAGAAATCGTTTATCCTCAGCTGCACCCCATCACACTTGTTTAGTTGCTGTTCACACCACTGTTAGTGGTGCTAATAACCTAGTGGGAACTGTAGAGTTGGGAGTGCGTTTCCCTGACTCATGGAAGAAAAATGGCAAAAGTTTTCTTTATTTGTCTAATTTGGCTGTTGACCAGAAATATCGGCGGCATGGTGTCGCCTCAAAGCTACTGCTAAGTTGCGAAAAACTTTGCGAGGAATGGGGTTTTCAAGATTTATATCTCCATGTTTTAGAAGATAACCATCAGGCACGGCAGTTATATTTCAAGTTAGGTTACAAGATATGTAAAGTAGAGTCAAATTGGAATTTTTTCTTTTTCCAGCAATCTCGTCAAATCTTATTGCATAAACGCTTACTACCAAATTCAGAGTGCTGA
- a CDS encoding YqiA/YcfP family alpha/beta fold hydrolase, giving the protein MQYIYLHGFASSPKSAKAQAMSDRFQTIPIQLNIPDLNAGNFSQLTITRQINQVAALLDNSEAVTLIGSSLGGLVSAHLAQQHKQVQRLILLAPAFGFLSHWLPKLGDEAMKRWQQEKYLMIYHYGEARSLPLSYDFVTDAQQYQEDILQRLVPTLILHGKQDEVIPITASRNFANSRPWVKLIELESDHALGNVTAEIWQAIRLFCQLP; this is encoded by the coding sequence TTGCAATACATTTACCTTCATGGGTTTGCTTCTAGCCCTAAATCTGCTAAAGCCCAGGCGATGAGCGATCGCTTTCAAACAATTCCAATACAGCTAAATATTCCTGATCTTAATGCTGGCAATTTTTCTCAGTTGACAATTACCCGCCAAATCAATCAAGTAGCAGCACTCTTGGATAATTCTGAAGCAGTTACATTAATCGGTTCTAGTTTGGGTGGTTTGGTGTCTGCTCATTTGGCACAACAACACAAGCAAGTGCAACGCTTAATTTTGTTAGCACCTGCTTTTGGCTTTTTATCTCATTGGTTGCCGAAGCTAGGAGATGAAGCAATGAAGCGTTGGCAACAAGAAAAATATCTCATGATTTACCACTATGGGGAAGCGCGATCGCTGCCTCTAAGTTACGATTTCGTGACAGATGCCCAGCAATACCAAGAGGATATCTTACAGCGTCTAGTGCCAACGCTGATTCTGCACGGTAAACAAGATGAGGTGATTCCAATTACAGCCAGTCGTAACTTTGCAAACTCACGCCCTTGGGTAAAGTTAATAGAACTTGAGAGTGATCATGCTTTAGGTAATGTCACAGCCGAAATTTGGCAAGCAATTCGCCTCTTTTGTCAGTTACCGTAA
- a CDS encoding tRNA (5-methylaminomethyl-2-thiouridine)(34)-methyltransferase MnmD — MVEFENFIPQATADGSFTFFSSEFNESFHSHFGAKQESYFKFVEPTQLAQAAQKPVVRLLDVCYGLGYNTAAALQTIWRVNPSCYVELIGLELNPAVPQAAIANHLFEQWDYEYTPILTQLAFEGQVNTERLQAKLLIDDARISIQAVNQAGFHADAIFLDPFSPPQCPQLWTVEFMQQISVCLQKNGWLATYSCAASVRTAMKLAGLNIGSTPPVGRRSPGTVAAYPDNEYLSNLLPPLSLEEQEHLLTRAAIPYRDPKLSDSADVIIMRRQQEQQACSLEPTSRWRKRWFMKNQTADS, encoded by the coding sequence ATGGTAGAATTTGAGAATTTCATACCACAAGCAACAGCAGATGGTTCGTTTACTTTTTTCTCCTCAGAGTTTAACGAATCATTTCACAGTCATTTTGGTGCAAAACAAGAAAGTTATTTTAAGTTTGTTGAACCAACTCAACTGGCTCAAGCAGCGCAAAAACCAGTTGTGCGGTTATTAGATGTTTGTTATGGTCTAGGATACAACACTGCGGCAGCTTTACAGACAATCTGGAGAGTAAATCCTAGTTGTTATGTGGAATTAATTGGTTTAGAACTGAATCCGGCTGTACCGCAAGCTGCGATCGCCAATCATTTATTTGAGCAGTGGGATTATGAATATACACCAATTTTGACCCAACTAGCTTTTGAGGGGCAAGTTAACACAGAACGCCTGCAAGCAAAGTTACTCATTGATGATGCAAGAATTTCAATTCAAGCAGTTAATCAAGCAGGGTTTCATGCAGATGCTATTTTTTTAGACCCCTTTTCACCGCCTCAGTGTCCTCAACTATGGACTGTAGAATTTATGCAGCAAATTTCAGTGTGTTTACAGAAAAATGGCTGGCTGGCAACTTATTCTTGTGCGGCATCTGTACGGACAGCCATGAAATTAGCGGGTTTAAACATAGGTTCTACGCCACCAGTCGGCAGGCGATCGCCTGGTACAGTTGCCGCATATCCTGATAATGAGTATTTGAGCAATTTACTGCCGCCTCTTTCTCTAGAAGAACAAGAACATTTGTTAACTCGTGCTGCAATTCCTTACCGCGATCCAAAATTGAGTGATTCTGCCGATGTCATTATTATGCGGCGACAACAAGAACAACAAGCTTGTTCATTAGAACCTACTTCCCGTTGGCGCAAACGTTGGTTCATGAAAAACCAAACAGCCGACTCCTAG
- a CDS encoding FecR family protein — MSLKFVALLIVSVWGVNMMPLSAIASTPLTRAEIQNLRNLVQLLPQNHKKRPARKLDPITPGDGLSTGRASLADLRFNDGSLARVGERAVFQFLPKTRNFRLSNGTVLLLIPPGKGQTRIQTPSAAAAIRGSALFVRYDKQTDTTIVGALTNSGIEVFNQAASQNQVLAAGQLMVIVKGEFRGLYDFDLKTFYETSDLVEGLDLTKQNSTANPDPAIASVQSEIIAALATQMPLVGQGVIENPSFMELSGNNSSNSSDQNQESDNSSVDSFVNTGEVISDTTRNTSNNEISLPSNIDNPGNPGGNTGGNTGGNTGGNTGGNTGGNTGGNTGGNTGGNTGGNTGGNTGGNTGGNTGGNTGGNTGGNTGDDHSGNHSGNPGDDHSGNPGGNHSGNPGDDHSGNPGGNHSGNPGGNHSGNPGGNHSGNPGDDHSGNPGDDHSGNPGGNHSGNPGGNHSGNPGDDHSGNPSGNPGGNPGGNPGGNPGGNPGGNPGGNPGGNPGGNPGGNPGGNPGGNPGGNPGGNPGGNPGGNPGGNPGGNPGGNPGGNPGGNPGGNPGGNPGGNPGGNPGGNPGGNPGGNPGGNPGGNPGGNPGNPGGNPGGNPGNPDGNPGGNPGGDDTGGGHSGGRPLEGDFPPP; from the coding sequence ATGTCTTTGAAATTTGTTGCCTTATTGATAGTGAGTGTGTGGGGAGTGAACATGATGCCTTTGTCGGCGATCGCGTCTACTCCTCTGACTCGCGCCGAGATTCAAAATCTGCGAAATTTAGTACAATTACTGCCGCAGAATCATAAAAAGCGCCCAGCACGTAAATTAGATCCAATAACTCCTGGTGATGGTTTGTCAACAGGTAGAGCATCTTTGGCTGATTTACGTTTTAACGATGGTTCCCTAGCAAGGGTTGGAGAAAGAGCAGTATTTCAATTCTTGCCCAAAACTAGAAATTTTCGGCTGTCCAACGGGACAGTACTGTTACTGATTCCACCAGGAAAAGGACAGACACGCATACAAACACCAAGCGCGGCCGCTGCTATTCGTGGTTCAGCATTATTTGTCCGCTATGACAAACAAACAGACACCACAATTGTTGGGGCGCTGACAAATAGCGGTATCGAAGTATTTAATCAAGCAGCCTCTCAAAATCAGGTGTTAGCAGCAGGACAACTGATGGTCATCGTGAAAGGTGAATTCCGGGGCTTATATGATTTTGATCTGAAAACTTTTTATGAAACCAGTGATTTAGTAGAAGGATTAGATTTAACTAAGCAAAATAGTACAGCTAACCCTGACCCAGCGATCGCTAGTGTTCAATCTGAAATTATCGCAGCATTAGCAACACAAATGCCTCTAGTCGGTCAAGGAGTCATTGAAAATCCATCTTTTATGGAGTTATCTGGTAATAACTCTTCTAACTCATCTGACCAAAATCAGGAGTCAGATAATTCTTCAGTAGATTCTTTTGTCAATACTGGAGAAGTAATATCAGACACTACGCGCAATACCAGCAACAATGAAATAAGTCTGCCAAGTAATATTGATAATCCTGGTAATCCCGGCGGCAATACTGGTGGCAACACTGGTGGCAATACTGGTGGCAACACTGGTGGCAATACTGGTGGCAACACTGGCGGCAATACTGGTGGCAACACTGGTGGCAATACTGGCGGTAACACTGGCGGCAACACTGGTGGCAATACTGGTGGCAACACTGGTGGTAACACTGGCGGTAACACTGGCGGTAACACTGGGGATGATCACAGTGGTAATCACAGTGGCAACCCTGGTGATGATCACAGTGGTAATCCAGGTGGTAATCACAGTGGCAACCCTGGTGATGATCACAGTGGTAATCCAGGTGGTAATCACAGTGGTAATCCAGGTGGTAATCACAGTGGTAATCCAGGTGGTAATCACAGTGGTAACCCTGGTGATGATCACAGTGGTAACCCTGGTGATGATCACAGTGGTAATCCAGGTGGTAATCACAGTGGTAATCCAGGTGGTAATCACAGTGGCAACCCTGGTGATGATCACAGTGGTAATCCAAGCGGAAACCCAGGTGGCAACCCAGGTGGCAACCCAGGTGGCAACCCAGGTGGCAACCCAGGTGGCAACCCAGGCGGTAATCCAGGTGGCAACCCAGGTGGTAATCCAGGTGGCAACCCAGGTGGTAATCCAGGTGGCAACCCAGGTGGCAACCCAGGTGGCAACCCAGGTGGCAACCCAGGTGGCAACCCAGGTGGCAATCCAGGCGGCAACCCAGGTGGCAACCCAGGTGGCAATCCAGGTGGCAACCCAGGTGGCAATCCAGGTGGCAATCCAGGCGGTAATCCCGGCGGTAATCCAGGTGGCAACCCAGGCGGAAACCCAGGCGGTAATCCAGGGGGTAATCCCGGTGGCAACCCAGGCGGTAATCCCGGCAACCCAGGTGGCAACCCAGGCGGTAATCCCGGCAACCCCGATGGAAACCCAGGTGGTAATCCCGGCGGTGATGATACTGGTGGTGGTCATTCTGGAGGGAGACCACTAGAAGGAGATTTCCCCCCACCTTAA